One segment of Sphingomonas telluris DNA contains the following:
- a CDS encoding alpha/beta fold hydrolase produces MSTITTSDGVNIFYKDWGSGQPIVFSHGWPLSADDWDAQMTFFLRQGFRVIAHDRRGHGRSDQPSTGNDMDHWVADLAALTEHLDLRDAIHIGHSTGGGEVARYVARHQERVAKAVLVASLTPNMYRSDQNPAGQPPEWFETIRAGVLGNRSEFFRFVPENPFYGYNLDGAEPSEAVIANWWRQGMAGGALAHYATVDSWLEDYTDDLKTITVPVLVMHGEADQVVPFASSVPRAVELLKQGSLKTYPGYPHGMLTTHADVLNADLLSFIRS; encoded by the coding sequence ATGTCCACGATCACCACTTCCGACGGCGTCAACATTTTCTACAAGGATTGGGGATCAGGTCAGCCGATAGTTTTCAGTCACGGTTGGCCGCTGTCAGCGGACGACTGGGATGCCCAGATGACATTCTTCCTTCGCCAGGGGTTCCGGGTGATCGCTCATGACCGACGCGGACACGGTCGGTCCGACCAGCCCAGCACGGGCAACGACATGGACCACTGGGTCGCCGACCTTGCGGCCCTGACTGAACACCTCGACCTGCGGGACGCAATTCACATCGGGCACTCGACAGGTGGCGGTGAGGTGGCGCGTTATGTCGCCCGGCACCAAGAGCGTGTCGCAAAGGCAGTGCTGGTCGCTTCACTGACGCCGAACATGTACCGGAGCGACCAAAATCCGGCGGGCCAGCCGCCGGAGTGGTTCGAAACGATCCGGGCAGGCGTGCTGGGCAACCGGTCCGAGTTCTTCCGTTTCGTCCCTGAGAATCCGTTCTACGGCTACAACTTGGATGGGGCCGAGCCTTCGGAGGCGGTCATTGCGAACTGGTGGCGTCAGGGCATGGCCGGCGGCGCCCTCGCTCACTACGCGACTGTCGACTCTTGGCTGGAAGATTATACCGACGACCTCAAGACGATCACCGTGCCAGTGCTGGTAATGCACGGCGAGGCCGACCAGGTCGTCCCCTTCGCAAGTTCCGTGCCGCGTGCGGTCGAGTTGCTCAAGCAAGGGTCGCTGAAGACTTACCCCGGCTATCCTCATGGCATGCTGACCACGCATGCGGATGTCCTCAACGCCGACCTGCTCTCGTTCATCAGGTCCTGA
- a CDS encoding TMEM175 family protein translates to MAGPRPAELKPTNRRIESFSDAVFAIVVTIMVLEIHIPDDLAFGSNRVALMEFLALLATYSLSFVVIAIFWSNHHYLIFTLPKTDRTTIWLNNNALFWVTLIPIVARFFGLHATSPRAVAAYAFVVMMSTLSFSLLRKHATNISRSDFHRELHRRVFRRIWPAVAIYAAAMPIAFVDIRIAWACLLVLPAMFFLPVTTREISLIEESTDD, encoded by the coding sequence TTGGCAGGCCCTAGACCCGCAGAACTGAAGCCGACCAACCGACGCATCGAGTCTTTCTCAGACGCGGTTTTCGCGATCGTCGTTACGATCATGGTCTTGGAGATCCATATCCCGGACGACCTTGCGTTCGGGAGTAATCGTGTCGCGCTAATGGAATTTTTGGCGCTCCTGGCCACCTATTCACTTAGCTTCGTGGTCATCGCGATTTTTTGGAGCAACCATCACTATCTGATCTTCACTCTCCCAAAGACCGACCGCACGACCATCTGGCTCAATAACAATGCGCTGTTCTGGGTAACGCTCATACCCATCGTCGCGCGATTTTTCGGCCTCCACGCGACCTCACCGAGAGCTGTTGCGGCCTATGCGTTCGTGGTCATGATGAGCACGTTATCGTTTAGTCTGCTGCGGAAGCATGCGACGAACATTAGCCGCAGCGATTTCCATCGTGAGCTGCACCGTCGCGTGTTCCGAAGAATCTGGCCCGCCGTCGCGATCTATGCCGCGGCCATGCCGATCGCTTTTGTAGATATCAGGATTGCGTGGGCATGCTTGCTCGTTCTGCCGGCGATGTTTTTCCTTCCCGTGACGACGAGGGAGATTAGTCTGATCGAGGAATCGACTGACGACTGA
- a CDS encoding LysR family transcriptional regulator: protein MELRHLRYFVAVAEEGSVLNAAQARLNTSQPSLSRQIRDLEAEVGVKLLERQARGVTLTAAGAVFLDHARLALLQVDAATEAARRAAQPNRATLSIGFMVGLEVTWLPHLLRLIREDSPDIEVTLSSQSSPELALSLMAGKLDLAFLRPEKQSLGVSFKLLAKEPLIAVLPAGHRLAAHKKIGPQDLAQETYVSSSRTSPVLQSVIEEYAASAGIILKAKYEGENISSAMSLVASSGGVTLVPVYAQNMLPPNVVARSLEGIPPKVDLVLGYAEANPSPLLRRLLTRANDLIVSVQNQSIIRYAEAQIEVS, encoded by the coding sequence ATGGAGCTGCGGCACTTGCGCTATTTCGTCGCGGTCGCGGAGGAAGGCAGCGTGCTGAACGCCGCGCAAGCGCGACTGAACACCTCCCAGCCCTCGTTGAGCCGCCAAATCCGCGATCTGGAAGCCGAGGTAGGTGTGAAGCTGCTGGAACGGCAGGCGCGTGGCGTAACGCTCACCGCGGCGGGAGCGGTCTTCCTTGATCACGCGAGATTGGCGCTTCTCCAAGTCGATGCTGCGACCGAAGCAGCGCGACGGGCGGCGCAGCCGAATAGAGCAACACTTTCGATCGGGTTCATGGTCGGTCTGGAGGTCACTTGGCTTCCCCACCTGCTGCGCCTGATCCGCGAAGATTCGCCGGACATCGAAGTCACGCTGAGCAGTCAGTCGTCGCCAGAGCTCGCTTTGTCATTGATGGCCGGAAAGTTGGACTTAGCTTTCCTTCGTCCTGAGAAGCAGAGCCTCGGAGTGTCCTTTAAATTGCTCGCGAAGGAGCCTTTGATTGCAGTGCTGCCTGCTGGGCATCGTTTGGCCGCGCACAAAAAGATTGGGCCTCAAGATCTCGCACAGGAGACCTATGTCAGTTCGTCGAGAACTTCCCCGGTCCTGCAATCTGTGATCGAAGAATATGCGGCGAGTGCTGGGATCATTCTGAAGGCGAAATACGAAGGCGAAAACATTTCTTCGGCAATGTCCCTCGTTGCATCTTCGGGCGGTGTAACCCTCGTGCCAGTCTATGCCCAGAACATGCTGCCGCCGAATGTGGTAGCCAGATCGCTCGAAGGTATTCCTCCCAAGGTTGATTTAGTGCTGGGTTATGCCGAGGCGAATCCGTCGCCGCTGCTTCGGCGACTTTTGACTCGCGCAAACGACCTGATCGTGAGCGTTCAGAATCAGAGCATCATCCGTTATGCGGAGGCCCAAATCGAAGTGAGTTAA
- a CDS encoding colicin immunity domain-containing protein yields MSEFDTSDYERLLCDFVERRSSADEHAAQFFKRCQQEGRIDIPETVFLVLDRHQATCDMFTQDADLLADANGLYVDEAGLRRGAAEALVRLRSLDS; encoded by the coding sequence GTGAGCGAGTTCGATACGAGTGACTATGAGCGCCTGCTGTGCGACTTTGTGGAAAGGCGTTCGTCAGCCGATGAGCATGCCGCGCAGTTCTTCAAGCGCTGCCAGCAAGAAGGTCGGATTGACATTCCCGAGACGGTCTTTCTCGTTCTCGACCGGCATCAGGCGACTTGCGACATGTTCACCCAAGATGCCGACCTGCTGGCCGACGCGAATGGCCTATACGTCGATGAGGCTGGATTGAGACGTGGAGCGGCAGAAGCACTGGTTCGGCTTCGCTCTTTGGACAGCTAA
- a CDS encoding amidohydrolase family protein, which yields MDVKHSRTVADQAIVIEGDTIRAIGPDRSIAHKYAATRTIDATGKFVMPGLWDMHVHFGGEQLIEENKDLLPLYVAFGVTTVRDCAEDISPSVLEWRSAVAEGRLLGPTIFTSGPKFEGYKPLWKGTIEVGTPAEVETALDRLQAMKVDFVKITDNTLKPDIFLYALKAAKARGLKTSAHTPYALTIEQAVRTGLNSVEHIDYLIKAGSPHEATIGAEYAAKKLTYGEASNKFVETFDPVYAAQEYRRLARLGVYVTPTLNEGRVLAYLDRDDHSRDPALAYIGPGLRKTYDWRIGRAAKATPEQVEARHQEYELSLKIVPMLRDAGIPILAGTDAGYLNSFIYPGEGLHEELERYVEAGLTPQQALYSATVTGPAFLGHSDRYGELASGKAADVLILNANPLNDIKATREISGVVLHGKWLDRGALDKLLANAKAKAAR from the coding sequence GTGGACGTTAAGCACTCTCGCACCGTCGCTGATCAGGCGATTGTGATCGAGGGGGACACAATCCGAGCGATTGGCCCTGACCGCTCGATCGCCCACAAATACGCTGCAACGCGCACGATCGACGCGACCGGCAAGTTCGTCATGCCTGGTCTCTGGGACATGCATGTTCATTTTGGCGGCGAACAGCTGATCGAGGAGAACAAGGACCTCCTTCCGCTTTACGTCGCCTTCGGGGTCACGACCGTCCGCGATTGCGCGGAAGATATTAGCCCGTCGGTTCTTGAATGGCGGTCCGCGGTGGCCGAGGGTCGTCTGCTCGGGCCGACGATTTTTACATCTGGGCCGAAGTTCGAGGGCTACAAACCCCTCTGGAAAGGCACGATCGAGGTCGGCACGCCCGCCGAAGTGGAGACCGCCCTCGATCGCCTCCAGGCCATGAAGGTCGACTTCGTAAAGATCACCGACAACACGCTTAAGCCCGACATTTTTCTTTACGCGTTGAAAGCAGCCAAGGCGCGCGGGCTCAAGACCTCGGCCCACACGCCTTATGCCCTGACGATCGAACAAGCTGTTCGCACCGGTCTCAACTCCGTCGAGCACATCGACTATTTGATCAAAGCGGGCTCGCCCCACGAAGCTACGATCGGGGCCGAATACGCAGCGAAGAAGCTGACCTACGGCGAAGCCTCAAACAAGTTCGTCGAGACCTTCGATCCCGTCTATGCCGCTCAGGAATACCGGCGGCTGGCAAGGCTCGGCGTCTATGTCACGCCGACGCTCAACGAGGGCCGGGTGCTTGCCTATCTCGACCGCGACGATCACTCACGCGATCCTGCGCTTGCCTACATTGGTCCGGGTTTGCGCAAGACCTACGATTGGCGGATCGGACGCGCCGCGAAGGCCACCCCAGAACAGGTTGAGGCGCGACACCAGGAATATGAACTCAGCCTCAAGATCGTGCCGATGCTGCGTGACGCCGGCATCCCCATTCTTGCAGGGACTGACGCCGGATATCTCAACAGCTTCATCTATCCCGGAGAAGGCCTTCACGAGGAACTGGAGCGCTACGTCGAGGCTGGTCTGACCCCGCAGCAGGCACTTTACAGCGCGACCGTGACTGGTCCCGCGTTTCTCGGACACAGCGATCGGTACGGCGAATTGGCCAGCGGAAAGGCTGCAGACGTACTCATTCTCAACGCCAATCCACTGAACGACATCAAGGCAACTCGCGAGATCAGTGGCGTAGTTCTCCATGGGAAATGGTTGGATCGCGGCGCGCTCGATAAGCTACTTGCCAATGCGAAGGCGAAAGCTGCTCGCTAA
- a CDS encoding energy transducer TonB has product MASAAPPPVLQPSGKWVVEYADNMCVLQRDYGTPENRVTLSFRPAPMTDWTSIFVFEAASQLPAERVPVNIGFSPGGAEVKGRLSSFNLSGASRRYNATGLSRADLDKATAAGVLSLDAGDNLRVAFSLPDFRKAVTVLDDCVADLLDQWGFSQAQQAAMAELPKPKYGINMNFPGTAARKEQTGANSARIRLDSRGKPSDCRIVEASQSKSLDWAICWGLLHTAFTPAKDKNGKPMESMFFTRTQWIIPKGCRAAGSGNYAC; this is encoded by the coding sequence ATGGCCAGTGCGGCCCCGCCTCCGGTCTTGCAGCCTTCGGGCAAGTGGGTTGTCGAATACGCCGACAACATGTGCGTTCTTCAGCGCGACTATGGCACGCCTGAGAATCGCGTGACACTTTCCTTTCGTCCTGCGCCAATGACTGACTGGACCTCGATATTCGTATTCGAGGCCGCCAGCCAACTGCCCGCTGAAAGGGTGCCCGTGAACATCGGGTTCTCGCCAGGCGGCGCGGAAGTGAAGGGGCGCTTGTCCAGCTTCAATCTTAGCGGTGCCTCTAGGCGCTATAATGCAACTGGGCTTTCCAGAGCGGATCTGGACAAGGCGACTGCCGCCGGAGTGCTGTCGCTCGATGCCGGCGACAACCTCCGGGTCGCCTTCTCTCTGCCGGACTTCCGCAAGGCGGTCACCGTTCTCGATGACTGCGTTGCCGATTTGCTGGACCAATGGGGTTTCAGCCAAGCCCAGCAGGCCGCGATGGCAGAACTGCCCAAGCCGAAGTACGGCATAAACATGAACTTCCCCGGGACTGCTGCGAGGAAGGAGCAAACGGGCGCTAACTCAGCGCGTATCCGCCTCGATTCCAGGGGCAAGCCAAGTGACTGTAGGATCGTTGAAGCCAGCCAGAGTAAAAGCCTGGATTGGGCCATCTGCTGGGGCCTGCTCCACACGGCCTTCACGCCGGCTAAGGACAAGAACGGCAAACCGATGGAGAGCATGTTCTTCACGCGAACCCAGTGGATCATTCCCAAGGGCTGCCGGGCCGCTGGCTCCGGGAACTATGCCTGCTGA
- a CDS encoding sensor histidine kinase: MTAYQSLSAATGFGKRTGVRTSFRVEGECNYLKCEPALALLRVAQEAMTNAFRHGAAKSIKVNLSLTDTHVRLKVADDGCGMSLKAALATGGVGLKVMRSRMLVHGGTLSARSKQRGTTIVAVVPRAATGDALSYLT, from the coding sequence GTGACGGCCTACCAGTCGCTCTCCGCAGCTACCGGTTTTGGCAAACGGACGGGTGTTCGAACCTCGTTTCGGGTCGAAGGGGAATGCAACTACCTGAAGTGCGAACCAGCGCTTGCCTTGTTGAGGGTGGCGCAGGAGGCAATGACCAATGCCTTCCGTCATGGAGCCGCGAAATCCATCAAGGTGAACCTGTCGCTGACCGACACCCACGTTCGACTGAAGGTTGCTGACGACGGGTGCGGCATGTCGCTTAAGGCCGCGCTGGCTACCGGTGGCGTTGGCCTAAAGGTCATGCGCAGCCGGATGCTTGTGCATGGCGGAACGTTGTCGGCCCGCAGTAAGCAGCGTGGCACGACCATCGTGGCCGTTGTTCCACGGGCCGCCACCGGGGACGCTCTCTCGTATCTGACCTGA
- a CDS encoding DUF6130 family protein, giving the protein MRTLRTFEVVATATALTTGVSAQTAWQHGATPYIEIKNEAAPKLVVDPPIPEGLPKGLVWIQYHAENVRIGPVLGEGALHTSPRVGHLHITVDDLPWLWADTSGSNTIDIFGLPPGPHKVTIDLVDANHNLFPGQRKVVSFTMPNWGGHH; this is encoded by the coding sequence ATGCGCACCCTCAGAACATTTGAGGTGGTCGCAACGGCAACCGCTTTGACAACAGGTGTCTCGGCCCAAACCGCATGGCAGCATGGGGCCACGCCCTACATAGAGATCAAGAATGAGGCCGCGCCCAAACTAGTTGTCGACCCGCCGATCCCCGAGGGACTGCCCAAGGGGCTCGTATGGATTCAATATCACGCGGAGAATGTTCGCATCGGTCCGGTGCTTGGCGAGGGCGCGCTTCACACGTCACCACGCGTGGGACACCTGCACATAACCGTCGACGACTTGCCATGGTTGTGGGCGGATACGAGCGGCAGCAATACCATCGACATATTCGGGTTGCCGCCAGGCCCACACAAGGTGACGATCGATCTCGTCGACGCGAACCACAACCTCTTCCCCGGGCAGAGAAAGGTGGTGAGCTTTACGATGCCGAACTGGGGCGGCCACCATTAG
- a CDS encoding epoxide hydrolase family protein: MADTTPPSGGADTRTPTQKAAEPTEKFILADSGDETIRPFSFRASDEDLADLKRRIAATRWPERELVDDASQGVQLDTIQKLAAYWQNEHDWRKVEAQINSFPNFITNIDGVEIHFIHVKSKHPNALPVIVTHGWPGSIIEQLKIIEPLTDPTAHGGTEADAFDVVIPSLPGYGFSGAPTDLGWGPERIARAWTVLMKRLGYVSFVAQGGDWGAMVTDVMGTQAPPELLGIHLNWPFTVPPDIDAAIQSGKPMPSDLSADEQRAWEQLDFFYKHGVAYAQEMSNRPQTLYGTGDSPVGLAAWLLDHDALSYALIARVFDGQREGLTRDDILDNITLYWLTNTAISSGRIYWENKFAFFAPKHVAIPVAFSAFPDEVCQAPRTWVEKAYPRLIHYNRPEKGGHFPAWEQPQLFSEEVRASFRALR; encoded by the coding sequence ATGGCAGATACGACGCCGCCGTCAGGCGGCGCGGATACTCGTACGCCGACGCAAAAGGCGGCCGAGCCAACCGAGAAGTTCATTCTGGCCGATTCCGGTGACGAAACTATCCGCCCATTCAGTTTTCGAGCCTCAGACGAAGATCTTGCCGACTTGAAGCGTAGGATAGCAGCGACCCGATGGCCTGAGCGTGAGCTGGTTGATGATGCCTCGCAGGGCGTCCAGCTGGACACGATCCAGAAGCTCGCCGCCTATTGGCAGAACGAGCATGACTGGAGGAAAGTCGAAGCGCAGATCAATTCTTTCCCCAACTTCATCACCAACATCGATGGCGTCGAGATCCATTTCATTCATGTAAAGTCGAAGCATCCGAATGCGCTGCCGGTGATCGTCACGCATGGCTGGCCGGGATCGATTATCGAGCAACTGAAGATCATCGAACCGCTGACTGATCCGACAGCGCATGGCGGGACCGAGGCGGACGCGTTCGACGTCGTGATCCCGTCACTACCGGGCTACGGCTTCTCGGGCGCGCCGACTGATCTGGGCTGGGGCCCCGAGCGCATCGCAAGGGCCTGGACCGTGCTGATGAAGCGCCTTGGATACGTAAGCTTCGTGGCACAGGGCGGCGACTGGGGTGCGATGGTCACGGATGTGATGGGTACGCAAGCGCCGCCGGAATTGCTTGGCATTCATCTGAACTGGCCCTTCACGGTTCCACCAGACATCGATGCAGCGATCCAGAGTGGTAAGCCGATGCCATCCGATCTCTCAGCCGACGAACAACGCGCATGGGAGCAGCTGGACTTCTTCTACAAGCATGGGGTCGCCTATGCCCAAGAGATGTCAAACCGCCCGCAGACGCTTTACGGGACCGGGGACTCGCCTGTCGGGCTTGCGGCTTGGCTTCTCGATCACGACGCGCTCAGCTACGCGCTCATTGCGCGTGTGTTTGACGGCCAGCGTGAGGGGCTTACGCGGGACGACATCCTCGACAACATTACGCTCTACTGGCTGACAAACACGGCCATATCTTCGGGGCGTATCTATTGGGAAAATAAGTTCGCTTTCTTTGCGCCGAAGCACGTGGCCATCCCGGTCGCATTCAGCGCCTTTCCTGACGAGGTCTGTCAGGCTCCGCGGACGTGGGTGGAGAAGGCTTATCCGAGGCTCATTCATTACAACCGGCCCGAGAAGGGTGGGCACTTCCCGGCCTGGGAGCAACCGCAACTCTTCTCAGAAGAAGTACGCGCTAGCTTCAGGGCGCTGCGTTAG
- a CDS encoding DUF2846 domain-containing protein, with translation MTTKFSKLVVAASAFVSVAANAESPILTKTGLLPEPQAGKGLVVFYRPGIMGALMGCTVREGDAELARLGSKKYFALAVNPGIHEYSTHGELNDRVRLEVEEDETYFVRCNVSAGTWGGKANLEPSNRDEFIEKAPRLNVWIPRVN, from the coding sequence GTGACTACAAAATTCTCAAAGTTAGTTGTCGCAGCATCAGCGTTCGTCAGCGTCGCTGCAAATGCCGAAAGTCCCATTCTGACGAAGACCGGACTGCTACCGGAACCTCAGGCAGGAAAGGGTTTGGTGGTGTTCTACAGGCCTGGCATCATGGGGGCGCTCATGGGCTGTACGGTTCGCGAAGGAGACGCCGAACTGGCGCGTTTGGGTTCGAAGAAATATTTCGCATTGGCAGTTAATCCCGGGATTCACGAGTACTCGACGCATGGCGAATTGAATGATCGCGTTCGGTTGGAAGTCGAAGAAGATGAAACCTATTTTGTCCGCTGCAATGTCAGCGCTGGCACTTGGGGCGGAAAAGCAAACCTTGAACCTTCGAACCGGGACGAGTTCATCGAAAAGGCACCGCGTCTAAACGTCTGGATTCCACGCGTTAATTGA
- a CDS encoding alpha/beta hydrolase domain-containing protein, with amino-acid sequence MRRLFMAFLLAGAAAQASAEVVSVEIKEQRPWIPGRQFNAGEYELLSGVVHYEVDPLAKSSRGIADIRLAPRNARGMVEFQGPFMMLRPLDPARSNGTTIFEVANRGLTQMQSVMIETDTFSLLRNETRDVSRPALFDRGYTFAWAGWQGNLTADEFGLAVPTARVNGPVRATAFLGFRSNGLDGGPFLEAPACAANSGDPVAVLRVHKSFDDPGTVVPRSEWSFARRKKDGTVVADPCAVLLARPLAKPALVSATFQGDFPKLMGLGQAAVRDFVAHLRRADKPSALNSRAGDTRRVIAYGYSQSARFLRDFLYRGFNADEEGRPVFDGVLDVASGSGRGSFNHRYASPGSAGNSVGSALRAVDLYPFADVPTPDIDGKANEGQLDGAIRDKVQPRIFHILNSSEYWARAGSLLQTTTDGRSALPEAAGTRTFAFAGTAHGPRRHTLFLEEATKADYPYNDSTDLWLAMPAIVVMLDRWLMGTASPQSRVPRVGTTLVPPSDLKFPKIPNVEVPQAPPPVWQLNLGPDYDARGILTEPPKLGSRYPLLVPQVDQDGNELGSWRGLAGSVPLGTYTAWNYQDRRMLKAFGMLSGLQGAFIPFPATKSDREQSGDTRLSVNERYGGLGGYMIAVDLAIDSQVSAGFLLPEERDRARAAMFSNWDRVSGLRIHWPRPTG; translated from the coding sequence ATGCGTCGCCTTTTTATGGCTTTTCTGCTCGCGGGCGCGGCTGCGCAAGCGTCAGCGGAAGTCGTGTCGGTCGAGATCAAGGAGCAGCGGCCATGGATTCCCGGCCGCCAGTTCAACGCCGGCGAATATGAGCTGCTGTCAGGCGTGGTCCATTACGAAGTTGATCCACTCGCCAAGTCATCACGCGGCATAGCCGACATCCGCCTTGCCCCGCGAAACGCGCGGGGAATGGTCGAATTTCAAGGCCCGTTCATGATGTTGCGGCCCCTCGATCCGGCACGGTCGAATGGCACCACCATTTTCGAGGTTGCCAATCGCGGCCTGACGCAAATGCAGAGCGTGATGATCGAGACGGACACGTTCTCGTTGCTGAGGAACGAGACCCGGGACGTATCGCGGCCTGCCTTGTTCGACAGGGGCTACACATTTGCCTGGGCCGGCTGGCAGGGCAATCTGACGGCCGATGAATTTGGCCTGGCGGTCCCAACTGCTCGCGTAAACGGGCCGGTCCGCGCTACCGCCTTCCTGGGTTTTAGATCGAACGGCCTCGACGGCGGGCCTTTTCTGGAGGCTCCCGCTTGTGCGGCCAATTCGGGAGATCCGGTTGCCGTCTTGCGCGTGCACAAGAGCTTCGATGATCCCGGTACCGTCGTGCCACGGAGCGAATGGAGCTTCGCCCGAAGGAAGAAGGATGGCACCGTCGTTGCCGATCCCTGTGCGGTTCTGCTTGCAAGGCCGCTGGCGAAGCCCGCACTCGTATCCGCCACCTTCCAGGGAGACTTTCCAAAACTCATGGGCTTGGGCCAGGCCGCCGTCAGAGATTTCGTGGCCCATCTCAGGCGCGCTGACAAACCCAGCGCCCTCAATTCCCGTGCTGGCGATACGCGACGGGTCATCGCGTACGGATACTCACAAAGCGCTCGTTTCCTTCGCGACTTCCTTTATCGGGGTTTCAACGCGGACGAAGAGGGTCGGCCTGTCTTCGATGGCGTTTTGGACGTCGCGTCCGGCTCTGGCAGGGGCTCCTTCAATCATCGCTATGCATCACCCGGCTCGGCGGGCAACTCGGTGGGCAGCGCTCTGAGGGCAGTGGACCTCTATCCGTTCGCCGACGTTCCGACGCCCGACATCGATGGAAAGGCAAACGAGGGGCAGCTCGACGGCGCCATTCGAGACAAGGTGCAGCCCCGCATCTTCCACATCCTGAATTCATCCGAATATTGGGCGCGAGCCGGATCGCTGCTTCAAACGACTACGGATGGCCGCAGCGCTCTCCCCGAGGCAGCGGGAACCCGCACCTTTGCGTTCGCCGGAACCGCCCACGGACCGCGGCGGCATACGCTCTTCCTGGAAGAGGCCACGAAAGCCGATTACCCGTACAACGACAGCACGGACCTTTGGCTCGCCATGCCCGCCATAGTCGTCATGCTCGATCGTTGGTTGATGGGTACGGCCTCCCCGCAATCGCGCGTTCCTCGCGTGGGAACGACTTTGGTCCCGCCCTCAGATCTCAAATTCCCGAAGATTCCGAACGTCGAAGTTCCCCAGGCACCGCCTCCGGTTTGGCAACTGAATCTGGGCCCGGATTATGATGCGCGCGGGATCTTGACCGAACCTCCGAAGCTCGGATCCCGCTATCCGTTGCTCGTCCCGCAGGTCGATCAAGACGGTAACGAACTGGGATCGTGGCGCGGTCTCGCTGGGTCTGTTCCGCTCGGCACCTACACGGCCTGGAACTATCAAGACCGAAGGATGCTGAAAGCGTTCGGGATGCTGTCCGGCCTCCAGGGTGCCTTCATACCGTTTCCTGCCACCAAGTCGGACCGCGAGCAGAGCGGCGATACGCGCCTTTCCGTCAACGAGAGATATGGCGGCCTTGGCGGTTACATGATCGCCGTGGATCTAGCGATCGACAGCCAGGTCTCGGCGGGGTTCCTATTACCTGAGGAGCGCGACCGGGCCCGTGCCGCCATGTTTAGCAACTGGGATCGGGTAAGCGGCTTGAGAATACATTGGCCTCGTCCGACAGGATGA
- a CDS encoding glyoxalase, whose amino-acid sequence METPSTGAFAIVPSNDLPKACQFWERLGFSRTGGDDNYFIMTGWGCEVHLTQAGDGVWRVPEHNPFGVFIRTPDVEAIAARVDDLIIRPAAFCATVSGASTK is encoded by the coding sequence TTGGAAACGCCATCTACGGGCGCGTTCGCCATTGTTCCAAGCAACGATCTCCCAAAGGCTTGTCAGTTTTGGGAACGCCTTGGCTTTTCTCGTACAGGCGGAGACGACAACTACTTCATCATGACCGGCTGGGGCTGCGAGGTTCATCTAACTCAGGCGGGAGATGGCGTATGGCGCGTGCCCGAGCATAATCCCTTTGGCGTATTCATCCGCACGCCGGACGTTGAAGCCATCGCCGCTCGTGTGGATGACCTGATCATCCGGCCGGCGGCATTTTGCGCCACCGTGAGTGGGGCCTCTACGAAGTAG